In Capsicum annuum cultivar UCD-10X-F1 chromosome 11, UCD10Xv1.1, whole genome shotgun sequence, one genomic interval encodes:
- the LOC107847358 gene encoding uncharacterized protein LOC107847358 isoform X2 encodes MSVDAEFSNGPFILTDEKLSEVGNSAVACENASSCGAVVLTKETSSCPSDKGQMEHDTASEITGIEEVSGEAGGLDKGNDDEKLSHGSAEPAIAGNCGDKLQSDQIEKTEIADTDGGQGTLSMVAEIKGVNEFSCDVNLVCEESADAEKVESNGQKAPIIEIKTVEEIMGKSNGSRKDDKSVDAENGDINSSMAVNPVTETASTEEMRGKSSGPHRNNDDRRLSAESADTEKVEIDGQREPSTVTKIKAVEEIIGESNGLSKNDKSVDDEKGDINSSMAINPGSEDSNSHSAPNMITKIDGSNETGGDTNCDVKLCEGSAETVKVEINGQREPSTVTKIEEIRSECNGSSKINESEDAEKSGSNNSVATDIISEISGLEGQSNGVEKINGQSTGVEKINIIPEISGIVVESNDAEEVSNDKLVHQESTNIEKADSQGHKVSNVVSEIKGMEDIEGESDATNRRTDGNSTSEDMKDGEVADGSTQVHKGMSSDAELSHGPSVLADARLSGVENSSTSISLDISSNEAIALGSEACNCCISHGQSSADMIQESIGTAVGGESNDVDGSSDDKLMHKNFEDGKSFNSSSQAVEGMSCNAEFSQGLSTSVGSKISEVGNYCASSSKDVSSNDDVGAENETLNSSTDDSQLLGANLVREGSGFENLEDELNGGDESINNGIPHKKCEDPENPHNGSDNAGAHRDAEFSIDQSVLADLKLCEDGNSSASSIKDECHDAVCGNTLNEPIHECKMVPNMAIDFIDIKKEGESSVADQTSDDKEGESSVADQTSDDKFIRESGDAEEPPSINIDERMSCDNEICDDQATLADLELTEGGNTSSSRDVSSHDAVISENETLTCPIEIDPEPANMNIEITGSEEMTGGSDWSNDDKLVCEQSGDAEISNTNEALATSAECSSVDVAAARDMNGIAAKGFYFLIRMPRFDDEKIREHIKVAELNVDEKTQHRDAFRQKIRNKRANCQTHGAEFEAAKAQERDARKQVRTKRADISTLQDIIDKAKNAVAIGEIDNRISNMEHIIGHETVPLKEEKLLIREIKQLKQLRGQLSSNTGSQDEVQKSLDEREVNEERLRVLKKELDNLKVKVSKAETIVMTASRKFEDESRKLKELQAQFKAADDIRQEAYEELRNLKKGLYEKNVHFRTYKDDATLANDHARKGEMVALNHLCVNQVERYMELWNNNDEFRKDYIRCNTRSTVRRFGTLDGRTLGPDEQPTVLPSYRVVERVNRLVTSVDKVNSVLQAPVPHQEKQVVVLKDKLKDDNIVPQAAEGMNQVEKTKEARKSTPRERITVDEPKETEHLQTAQELEAARKEEELRKREEAARLKEQRRLEEIAKAKEALERKKRNAEKAQLRAELRAQKEEEQRLKDKEKRLRKRERKKGSASETHSENNDGEITLISTSTRGIVREFEVGESSSQSITKKTQKPSQYTKQMKTKAIPPPLRNRGRRRWQQWFWMVLSCVAVVGVFFLGNIGFFSHLKKPRNPGY; translated from the exons ATGTCTGTTGATGCTGAGTTTTCTAATGGTCCATTCATCTTAACTGACGAAAAATTGTCTGAAGTGGGGAATTCAGCTGTTGCATGTGAAAATGCATCTAGCTGCGGCGCTGTTGTGTTAACAAAAGAAACTTCGAGCTGCCCTTCTGATAAGGGTCAAATGGAACATGATACAGCCTCAGAGATAACAGGCATTGAAGAAGTGAGTGGTGAAGCCGGTGGTTTGGACAAAGGTAATGATGATGAAAAATTAAGCCACGGAAGTGCAGAACCTGCAATTGCAGGCAACTGTGGAGACAAGTTACAATCTGACCAAATTGAGAAGACTGAAATCGCAGACACTGATGGTGGTCAAGGGACACTGAGCATGGTTGCCGAAATCAAAGGTGTCAATGAGTTTAGTTGTGATGTCAATTTAGTATGTGAAGAAAGTGCAGATGCTGAAAAGGTAGAGAGCAATGGTCAAAAGGCACCTATCATAGAGATTAAAACCGTTGAAGAAATTATGGGTAAATCTAATGGTTCAAGGAAGGACGATAAGAGTGTGGATGCTGAAAATGGGGATATCAACAGTTCGATGGCTGTTAACCCTGTTACTGAGACAGCAAGCACGGAAGAAATGAGAGGCAAATCTAGTGGTCCTCACAGAAATAACGATGACAGGAGATTAAGTGCAGAAAGTGCAGATACTGAAAAGGTAGAGATCGATGGCCAAAGAGAACCTAGCACTGTTACAAAAATTAAAGCTGTTGAAGAAATTATTGGTGAATCTAATGGTTTGAGTAAAAATGATAAGAGTGTGGATGATGAAAAGGGGGATATCAATAGTTCAATGGCTATCAACCCTGGAAGTGAAGACAGTAACAGTCACTCAGCACCCAACATGATCACAAAAATCGACGGCAGCAATGAAACAGGAGGTGATACTAACTGCGATGTCAAACTATGTGAAGGAAGTGCAGAAACTGTGAAGGTAGAGATCAATGGCCAAAGGGAACCTAGCACTGTTACAAAGATTGAAGAAATTAGGTCTGAATGTAATGGTTCAAGTAAAATTAATGAGAGTGAGGATGCTGAAAAGTCTGGTAGCAACAATTCAGTGGCTACCGACATTATTTCTGAGATCAGTGGATTAGAAGGCCAGTCTAATGGTGTAGAGAAAATTAACGGCCAGTCTACTGGTGTAGAGAAAATTAACATTATTCCTGAGATCTCTGGAATAGTCGTTGAGTCTAATGACGCGGAGGAAGTAAGTAATGATAAATTAGTACACCAAGAGAGCACAAACATTGAAAAAGCAGACAGCCAAGGCCACAAGGTTTCCAATGTCGTAAGTGAAATCAAAGGAATGGAAGACATAGAAGGTGAGTCTGATGCCACAAACAGAAGGACTGATGGAAACTCAACATCTGAAGATATGAAGGATGGTGAAGTAGCAGATGGTAGCACGCAAGTTCATAAAGG GATGTCCAGTGATGCTGAACTGTCACATGGCCCCTCTGTTTTGGCTGATGCAAGGTTATCTGGAGTAGAGAATTCTTCTACTTCAATCAGCTTGGATATTTCTAGCAATGAAGCTATTGCATTGGGAAGTGAAGCTTGTAATTGCTGTATTTCTCATGGTCAAAGTTCAGCTGATATGATTCAAGAGAGCATTGGTACAGCAGTAGGAGGTGAATCTAATGATGTGGACGGAAGTAGCGATGACAAATTGATGCATAAAAACTTTGAGGATGGCAAAAGTTTCAACAGCAGTAGTCAAGCTGTGGAAGG GATGTCTTGTAATGCTGAGTTTTCCCAAGGCCTATCTACTTCCGTTGGTTCAAAAATTTCTGAAGTGGGTAATTATTGTGCTTCAAGTTCTAAAGACGTGTCTAGCAACGATGATGTTGGGGCCGAAAATGAAACTTTGAATAGCTCTACTGATGACTCCCAACTGCTGGGAGCTAACTTGGTCAGAGAAGGTAGTGGATTTGAAAATTTGGAAGATGAATTAAATGGTGGTGACGAAAGTATTAACAATGGAATACCTCACAAAAAATGTGAGGATCCTGAAAATCCGCATAACGGTTCAGATAATGCGGG GGCGCATCGTGATGCTGAATTTTCCATTGACCAGTCTGTTTTAGCTGATTTGAAATTGTGCGAAGATGGAAATTCTTCGGCTTCAAGCATTAAAGATGAGTGCCATGATGCTGTTTGTGGAAATACTTTGAATGAGCCCATTCATGAATGCAAAATGGTGCCCAATATGGCTATAGATTTCATTGACATTAAGAAAGAAGGTGAATCTAGTGTTGCAGACCAAACCAGTGATGACAAAGAAGGCGAATCTAGTGTTGCAGACCAAACCAGCGATGACAAATTCATACGCGAAAGTGGGGATGCGGAAGAACCACCGAGCATAAATATTGATGAAAG GATGTCTTGCGACAATGAAATATGCGACGATCAGGCTACTTTGGCTGATTTGGAGTTAACTGAAGGGGGAAACACTTCAAGCAGTAGAGATGTTTCTAGCCATGATGCTGTGATATCTGAAAATGAGACATTGACTTGCCCAATCGAGATTGATCCAGAGCCAGCCAACATGAACATAGAGATCACTGGCAGTGAAGAAATGACAGGTGGTTCAGACTGGAGTAATGATGACAAACTAGTTTGTGAACAAAGTGGGGATGCTGAAATTTCTAATACTAACGAAGCATTGGCCACTTCGGCTGAATGTTCCTCTGTGGATGTTGCTGCTGCAAGGGATATGAATGGTATTGCAGCAAAGGGATTTTACTTCCTGATCAGGATGCCAAGATTTGATGATGAGAAAATCCGAGAACACATCAAAGTTGCTGAGCTAAATGTTGATGAGAAGACACAGCATAGGGATGCCTTTAGACAAAAAATCAGAAACAAAAGG GCCAATTGCCAAACCCATGGTGCTGAATTTGAAGCTGCAAAAGCTCAAGAGAGAGATGCTAGAAAGCAAGTCAGGACTAAGCGTGCAGATATCTCCACACTTCAAGACATAATTGATAAAGCAAAGAATGCAGTTGCCATTGGTGAGATTGATAATAGG ATTTCTAATATGGAACACATTATTGGACATGAAACTGTACCTCTAAAGGAGGAAAAGCTTCTAATTCGTGAAATCAAGCAACTGAAGCAGCTTCGTGGACAGCTTTCCTCTAACACTGGTAGCCAGGATGAAGTGCAGAAGTCTCTGGATGAGAGAGAAGTAAATGAAGAGCGCTTGAGG GTCTTGAAGAAAGAGCTTGATAACCTCAAAGTCAAGGTCTCAAAAGCTGAAACAATTGTGATGACAGCTAGCCGTAAATTTGAAGACGAGAGTCGAAAGCTCAAAGAATTGCAAGCACAGTTTAAAGCTGCGGATGATATTCGCCAAGAAGCATATGAAGAATTGCGGAATTTAAAGAAGGGACTGTATGAGAAG AATGTTCATTTCCGTACATACAAGGACGACGCGACTTTGGCTAATGATCATGCACGAAAGGGAGAAATGGTAGCTCTTAATCATCTATGTGTGAATCAG GTTGAAAGGTACATGGAACTTTGGAACAATAATGATGAGTTCAGAAAGGATTACATCAGGTGTAATACGAGGAGTACGGTAAGGAGATTTGGGACCTTGGATGGTCGTACACTTGGTCCTGATGAGCAGCCAACTGTTCTTCCCAGTTACCGGGTGGTGGAAAGAGTTAATAGGCTGGTAACTAGTGTAGATAAAGTTAACAGTGTGTTACAAGCTCCGGTCCCTCATCAGGAAAAGCAAGTAGTAGTTCTCAAGGATAAACTTAAGGATGACAATATTGTTCCGCAAGCAGCAGAAGGAATGAATCAGGTTGAGAAAACGAAAGAGGCTCGCAAATCAACTCCAAGAGAGAGGATTACGGTTGATGAGCCAAAAGAAACCGAGCATCTGCAAACTGCTCAGGAGTTGGAGGCTGCTAGAAAGGAGGAGGAACTGAGAAAGCGTGAGGAAGCAGCCAGGTTGAAAGAGCAACGACGGCTGGAGGAGATCGCAAAGGCTAAGGAGGCATTAGAAAGGAAAAAACGCAATGCAGAAAAGGCCCAACTAAGGGCTGAATTGCGTGCCCAGAAGGAAGAAGAACAGAGACTGaag GACAAGGAGAAAAGACTGCGTAAGAGGGAAAGGAAGAAGGGTTCTGCAAGTGAAACACACAGCGAAAATAACGATGGTGAAATTACTTTGATTTCCACCAGCACGAGAGGAATTGTCagggagtttgaggttggtgagagtAGTTCTCAATCAATCACCAAGAAGACTCAGAAACCATCTCAATATACGAAACAGATGAAGACTAAAGCCATTCCTCCCCCACTTCGCAACAGAGGTAGAAGGAGATGGCAGCAGTGGTTTTGGATGGTTCTTTCTTGCGTAGCTGTCGTTGGTGTGTTTTTCCTAGGAAACATCGGCTTCTTCTCCCATCTGAAGAAGCCAAGAAACCCTGGATATTAG
- the LOC107847358 gene encoding uncharacterized protein LOC107847358 isoform X1 — protein sequence MSVDAEFSNGPFILTDEKLSEVGNSAVACENASSCGAVVLTKETSSCPSDKGQMEHDTASEITGIEEVSGEAGGLDKGNDDEKLSHGSAEPAIAGNCGDKLQSDQIEKTEIADTDGGQGTLSMVAEIKGVNEFSCDVNLVCEESADAEKVESNGQKAPIIEIKTVEEIMGKSNGSRKDDKSVDAENGDINSSMAVNPVTETASTEEMRGKSSGPHRNNDDRRLSAESADTEKVEIDGQREPSTVTKIKAVEEIIGESNGLSKNDKSVDDEKGDINSSMAINPGSEDSNSHSAPNMITKIDGSNETGGDTNCDVKLCEGSAETVKVEINGQREPSTVTKIEEIRSECNGSSKINESEDAEKSGSNNSVATDIISEISGLEGQSNGVEKINGQSTGVEKINIIPEISGIVVESNDAEEVSNDKLVHQESTNIEKADSQGHKVSNVVSEIKGMEDIEGESDATNRRTDGNSTSEDMKDGEVADGSTQVHKGEILCSIDAVASGKESVNCLNDNVQSVRNTVFDTKCNEETGSKFDGDKDIDDKAMHQRNEDSERLHSDGLASEGMSSDAELSHGPSVLADARLSGVENSSTSISLDISSNEAIALGSEACNCCISHGQSSADMIQESIGTAVGGESNDVDGSSDDKLMHKNFEDGKSFNSSSQAVEGMSCNAEFSQGLSTSVGSKISEVGNYCASSSKDVSSNDDVGAENETLNSSTDDSQLLGANLVREGSGFENLEDELNGGDESINNGIPHKKCEDPENPHNGSDNAGAHRDAEFSIDQSVLADLKLCEDGNSSASSIKDECHDAVCGNTLNEPIHECKMVPNMAIDFIDIKKEGESSVADQTSDDKEGESSVADQTSDDKFIRESGDAEEPPSINIDERMSCDNEICDDQATLADLELTEGGNTSSSRDVSSHDAVISENETLTCPIEIDPEPANMNIEITGSEEMTGGSDWSNDDKLVCEQSGDAEISNTNEALATSAECSSVDVAAARDMNGIAAKGFYFLIRMPRFDDEKIREHIKVAELNVDEKTQHRDAFRQKIRNKRANCQTHGAEFEAAKAQERDARKQVRTKRADISTLQDIIDKAKNAVAIGEIDNRISNMEHIIGHETVPLKEEKLLIREIKQLKQLRGQLSSNTGSQDEVQKSLDEREVNEERLRVLKKELDNLKVKVSKAETIVMTASRKFEDESRKLKELQAQFKAADDIRQEAYEELRNLKKGLYEKNVHFRTYKDDATLANDHARKGEMVALNHLCVNQVERYMELWNNNDEFRKDYIRCNTRSTVRRFGTLDGRTLGPDEQPTVLPSYRVVERVNRLVTSVDKVNSVLQAPVPHQEKQVVVLKDKLKDDNIVPQAAEGMNQVEKTKEARKSTPRERITVDEPKETEHLQTAQELEAARKEEELRKREEAARLKEQRRLEEIAKAKEALERKKRNAEKAQLRAELRAQKEEEQRLKDKEKRLRKRERKKGSASETHSENNDGEITLISTSTRGIVREFEVGESSSQSITKKTQKPSQYTKQMKTKAIPPPLRNRGRRRWQQWFWMVLSCVAVVGVFFLGNIGFFSHLKKPRNPGY from the exons ATGTCTGTTGATGCTGAGTTTTCTAATGGTCCATTCATCTTAACTGACGAAAAATTGTCTGAAGTGGGGAATTCAGCTGTTGCATGTGAAAATGCATCTAGCTGCGGCGCTGTTGTGTTAACAAAAGAAACTTCGAGCTGCCCTTCTGATAAGGGTCAAATGGAACATGATACAGCCTCAGAGATAACAGGCATTGAAGAAGTGAGTGGTGAAGCCGGTGGTTTGGACAAAGGTAATGATGATGAAAAATTAAGCCACGGAAGTGCAGAACCTGCAATTGCAGGCAACTGTGGAGACAAGTTACAATCTGACCAAATTGAGAAGACTGAAATCGCAGACACTGATGGTGGTCAAGGGACACTGAGCATGGTTGCCGAAATCAAAGGTGTCAATGAGTTTAGTTGTGATGTCAATTTAGTATGTGAAGAAAGTGCAGATGCTGAAAAGGTAGAGAGCAATGGTCAAAAGGCACCTATCATAGAGATTAAAACCGTTGAAGAAATTATGGGTAAATCTAATGGTTCAAGGAAGGACGATAAGAGTGTGGATGCTGAAAATGGGGATATCAACAGTTCGATGGCTGTTAACCCTGTTACTGAGACAGCAAGCACGGAAGAAATGAGAGGCAAATCTAGTGGTCCTCACAGAAATAACGATGACAGGAGATTAAGTGCAGAAAGTGCAGATACTGAAAAGGTAGAGATCGATGGCCAAAGAGAACCTAGCACTGTTACAAAAATTAAAGCTGTTGAAGAAATTATTGGTGAATCTAATGGTTTGAGTAAAAATGATAAGAGTGTGGATGATGAAAAGGGGGATATCAATAGTTCAATGGCTATCAACCCTGGAAGTGAAGACAGTAACAGTCACTCAGCACCCAACATGATCACAAAAATCGACGGCAGCAATGAAACAGGAGGTGATACTAACTGCGATGTCAAACTATGTGAAGGAAGTGCAGAAACTGTGAAGGTAGAGATCAATGGCCAAAGGGAACCTAGCACTGTTACAAAGATTGAAGAAATTAGGTCTGAATGTAATGGTTCAAGTAAAATTAATGAGAGTGAGGATGCTGAAAAGTCTGGTAGCAACAATTCAGTGGCTACCGACATTATTTCTGAGATCAGTGGATTAGAAGGCCAGTCTAATGGTGTAGAGAAAATTAACGGCCAGTCTACTGGTGTAGAGAAAATTAACATTATTCCTGAGATCTCTGGAATAGTCGTTGAGTCTAATGACGCGGAGGAAGTAAGTAATGATAAATTAGTACACCAAGAGAGCACAAACATTGAAAAAGCAGACAGCCAAGGCCACAAGGTTTCCAATGTCGTAAGTGAAATCAAAGGAATGGAAGACATAGAAGGTGAGTCTGATGCCACAAACAGAAGGACTGATGGAAACTCAACATCTGAAGATATGAAGGATGGTGAAGTAGCAGATGGTAGCACGCAAGTTCATAAAGG TGAAATCCTTTGCAGCATTGATGCTGTCGCATCTGGAAAGGAGAGCGTGAATTGCTTGAATGATAATGTTCAAAGCGTGCGCAACACAGTCTTCGACACTAAATGCAATGAAGAAACTGGAAGTAAATTTGATGGTGACAAAGATATAGATGACAAAGCAATGCACCAAAGAAATGAGGATTCTGAAAGATTGCACTCTGATGGTCTAGCTAGTGAAGG GATGTCCAGTGATGCTGAACTGTCACATGGCCCCTCTGTTTTGGCTGATGCAAGGTTATCTGGAGTAGAGAATTCTTCTACTTCAATCAGCTTGGATATTTCTAGCAATGAAGCTATTGCATTGGGAAGTGAAGCTTGTAATTGCTGTATTTCTCATGGTCAAAGTTCAGCTGATATGATTCAAGAGAGCATTGGTACAGCAGTAGGAGGTGAATCTAATGATGTGGACGGAAGTAGCGATGACAAATTGATGCATAAAAACTTTGAGGATGGCAAAAGTTTCAACAGCAGTAGTCAAGCTGTGGAAGG GATGTCTTGTAATGCTGAGTTTTCCCAAGGCCTATCTACTTCCGTTGGTTCAAAAATTTCTGAAGTGGGTAATTATTGTGCTTCAAGTTCTAAAGACGTGTCTAGCAACGATGATGTTGGGGCCGAAAATGAAACTTTGAATAGCTCTACTGATGACTCCCAACTGCTGGGAGCTAACTTGGTCAGAGAAGGTAGTGGATTTGAAAATTTGGAAGATGAATTAAATGGTGGTGACGAAAGTATTAACAATGGAATACCTCACAAAAAATGTGAGGATCCTGAAAATCCGCATAACGGTTCAGATAATGCGGG GGCGCATCGTGATGCTGAATTTTCCATTGACCAGTCTGTTTTAGCTGATTTGAAATTGTGCGAAGATGGAAATTCTTCGGCTTCAAGCATTAAAGATGAGTGCCATGATGCTGTTTGTGGAAATACTTTGAATGAGCCCATTCATGAATGCAAAATGGTGCCCAATATGGCTATAGATTTCATTGACATTAAGAAAGAAGGTGAATCTAGTGTTGCAGACCAAACCAGTGATGACAAAGAAGGCGAATCTAGTGTTGCAGACCAAACCAGCGATGACAAATTCATACGCGAAAGTGGGGATGCGGAAGAACCACCGAGCATAAATATTGATGAAAG GATGTCTTGCGACAATGAAATATGCGACGATCAGGCTACTTTGGCTGATTTGGAGTTAACTGAAGGGGGAAACACTTCAAGCAGTAGAGATGTTTCTAGCCATGATGCTGTGATATCTGAAAATGAGACATTGACTTGCCCAATCGAGATTGATCCAGAGCCAGCCAACATGAACATAGAGATCACTGGCAGTGAAGAAATGACAGGTGGTTCAGACTGGAGTAATGATGACAAACTAGTTTGTGAACAAAGTGGGGATGCTGAAATTTCTAATACTAACGAAGCATTGGCCACTTCGGCTGAATGTTCCTCTGTGGATGTTGCTGCTGCAAGGGATATGAATGGTATTGCAGCAAAGGGATTTTACTTCCTGATCAGGATGCCAAGATTTGATGATGAGAAAATCCGAGAACACATCAAAGTTGCTGAGCTAAATGTTGATGAGAAGACACAGCATAGGGATGCCTTTAGACAAAAAATCAGAAACAAAAGG GCCAATTGCCAAACCCATGGTGCTGAATTTGAAGCTGCAAAAGCTCAAGAGAGAGATGCTAGAAAGCAAGTCAGGACTAAGCGTGCAGATATCTCCACACTTCAAGACATAATTGATAAAGCAAAGAATGCAGTTGCCATTGGTGAGATTGATAATAGG ATTTCTAATATGGAACACATTATTGGACATGAAACTGTACCTCTAAAGGAGGAAAAGCTTCTAATTCGTGAAATCAAGCAACTGAAGCAGCTTCGTGGACAGCTTTCCTCTAACACTGGTAGCCAGGATGAAGTGCAGAAGTCTCTGGATGAGAGAGAAGTAAATGAAGAGCGCTTGAGG GTCTTGAAGAAAGAGCTTGATAACCTCAAAGTCAAGGTCTCAAAAGCTGAAACAATTGTGATGACAGCTAGCCGTAAATTTGAAGACGAGAGTCGAAAGCTCAAAGAATTGCAAGCACAGTTTAAAGCTGCGGATGATATTCGCCAAGAAGCATATGAAGAATTGCGGAATTTAAAGAAGGGACTGTATGAGAAG AATGTTCATTTCCGTACATACAAGGACGACGCGACTTTGGCTAATGATCATGCACGAAAGGGAGAAATGGTAGCTCTTAATCATCTATGTGTGAATCAG GTTGAAAGGTACATGGAACTTTGGAACAATAATGATGAGTTCAGAAAGGATTACATCAGGTGTAATACGAGGAGTACGGTAAGGAGATTTGGGACCTTGGATGGTCGTACACTTGGTCCTGATGAGCAGCCAACTGTTCTTCCCAGTTACCGGGTGGTGGAAAGAGTTAATAGGCTGGTAACTAGTGTAGATAAAGTTAACAGTGTGTTACAAGCTCCGGTCCCTCATCAGGAAAAGCAAGTAGTAGTTCTCAAGGATAAACTTAAGGATGACAATATTGTTCCGCAAGCAGCAGAAGGAATGAATCAGGTTGAGAAAACGAAAGAGGCTCGCAAATCAACTCCAAGAGAGAGGATTACGGTTGATGAGCCAAAAGAAACCGAGCATCTGCAAACTGCTCAGGAGTTGGAGGCTGCTAGAAAGGAGGAGGAACTGAGAAAGCGTGAGGAAGCAGCCAGGTTGAAAGAGCAACGACGGCTGGAGGAGATCGCAAAGGCTAAGGAGGCATTAGAAAGGAAAAAACGCAATGCAGAAAAGGCCCAACTAAGGGCTGAATTGCGTGCCCAGAAGGAAGAAGAACAGAGACTGaag GACAAGGAGAAAAGACTGCGTAAGAGGGAAAGGAAGAAGGGTTCTGCAAGTGAAACACACAGCGAAAATAACGATGGTGAAATTACTTTGATTTCCACCAGCACGAGAGGAATTGTCagggagtttgaggttggtgagagtAGTTCTCAATCAATCACCAAGAAGACTCAGAAACCATCTCAATATACGAAACAGATGAAGACTAAAGCCATTCCTCCCCCACTTCGCAACAGAGGTAGAAGGAGATGGCAGCAGTGGTTTTGGATGGTTCTTTCTTGCGTAGCTGTCGTTGGTGTGTTTTTCCTAGGAAACATCGGCTTCTTCTCCCATCTGAAGAAGCCAAGAAACCCTGGATATTAG